Proteins from one Sulfurospirillum tamanense genomic window:
- the nuoH gene encoding NADH-quinone oxidoreductase subunit NuoH → MSSEMAYVIETLVKALVIIALFSALAGFATYVERKILAFMQRRLGPMMVGPYGVLQLVADMIKLFTKEDVVPKNVVKPIFLIAPLIAAISAMTALAAVPLFPEFTLFGHTVRPILADVGVGVLFVMGVASVSMYAPLLAGMSSSNKWGLLASARAVVQLLSFEVVSGFALLAPIMIIGSLSLIDINNYQIGGVAEWIIWKQPLAFVLFVIAIFAETNRTPFDLLEHETEITAGYGTEYSGMRWGMFFIGEYANMFTASFLVSLIFLGGFNPMWFIPGALAIILKVCFLIFFFMWVRAAWPHIRPDQLMWLCWKVLMPLALLNILITGIVLL, encoded by the coding sequence CGAAAGATTTTGGCCTTTATGCAACGCCGCTTGGGACCAATGATGGTGGGGCCTTATGGTGTGTTGCAATTGGTTGCAGACATGATTAAACTCTTTACCAAAGAGGATGTGGTGCCTAAAAATGTGGTCAAGCCTATCTTTCTCATCGCACCTCTTATTGCGGCAATTTCAGCGATGACAGCCTTGGCTGCTGTGCCATTATTTCCTGAGTTTACCCTCTTTGGGCATACGGTGCGCCCCATTTTGGCAGATGTGGGCGTGGGTGTGTTGTTTGTCATGGGGGTGGCTTCGGTGAGCATGTACGCGCCCTTACTAGCAGGGATGAGTAGCTCTAATAAATGGGGATTGCTAGCTTCCGCAAGAGCGGTGGTGCAACTGCTCTCTTTTGAAGTGGTTTCAGGGTTTGCCCTTTTAGCACCGATTATGATTATTGGGTCGTTGTCGCTCATTGATATTAACAACTACCAAATTGGCGGGGTTGCGGAGTGGATTATTTGGAAACAACCTTTGGCCTTTGTCCTCTTTGTCATCGCCATTTTTGCGGAGACTAACCGTACGCCTTTTGACCTTTTGGAGCACGAAACAGAAATTACCGCAGGATATGGCACGGAGTATTCGGGGATGCGTTGGGGGATGTTCTTCATTGGAGAATACGCCAACATGTTCACCGCCTCTTTTTTGGTTTCGTTGATTTTCCTCGGTGGGTTTAACCCCATGTGGTTTATTCCTGGTGCTTTGGCGATTATCTTAAAAGTCTGTTTTTTGATTTTCTTTTTTATGTGGGTGCGGGCCGCGTGGCCCCATATTCGCCCCGATCAGCTCATGTGGTTGTGTTGGAAAGTGCTCATGCCTTTAGCACTTCTTAACATCCTTATCACGGGCATTGTGCTACTTTAG
- the nuoI gene encoding NADH-quinone oxidoreductase subunit NuoI, with product MKPLDTRNSPYMYVHEEVHPVTPWEQFKQVVARTFKGELFVGLWIVFREMIKKDSCATIQYPLEKIAMSPRYRAIHKLLVLVESGNERCIGCGLCEKICIANCIRMDTKLGEDGRKKVSEYTINFGRCIFCGYCAEVCPELAIVHGGEYENASEQRAHFALKEDMLTPLETFRANKQREYDGFGALSKEADQWVTKTPLAY from the coding sequence ATGAAACCATTAGACACGCGAAACAGCCCTTACATGTACGTCCACGAAGAAGTGCACCCCGTTACACCGTGGGAGCAGTTTAAGCAAGTGGTTGCCCGCACTTTTAAGGGCGAGCTTTTTGTGGGACTTTGGATTGTATTTCGAGAAATGATTAAAAAAGACAGTTGTGCAACCATCCAATATCCTCTTGAAAAAATTGCCATGAGTCCGCGTTATCGCGCGATTCATAAGCTCTTGGTGTTGGTAGAAAGTGGGAATGAGCGTTGCATTGGTTGTGGGCTATGTGAAAAAATCTGCATCGCTAACTGCATTCGCATGGACACTAAACTAGGCGAAGACGGCCGCAAAAAAGTAAGCGAGTACACCATCAACTTTGGGCGATGTATCTTTTGTGGGTATTGTGCTGAGGTGTGTCCAGAGCTTGCTATTGTGCATGGGGGAGAGTATGAAAATGCCAGCGAACAGCGGGCCCATTTTGCACTCAAAGAAGACATGCTAACACCGTTAGAAACATTTCGAGCAAACAAACAACGTGAATACGATGGCTTTGGGGCGCTTTCAAAAGAAGCAGACCAGTGGGTCACAAAAACGCCGTTGGCATATTAG
- a CDS encoding NADH-quinone oxidoreductase subunit J produces the protein MYEAIAFYFFSALTLGMFSVTVLSKNALYSMSALAGGMIFISGFFFLLDAEFLGVVQIIVYSGAVMALYAFGMMFFDTTQEVREKTECKKTLYTLSLFSAVLIVLIVAAPIMGANIEATYPMSAELGNVQTIGLVLFTKYLVPFELAAVMLLVAMISGIILVSKRLDHSITLHDEDPKEEAL, from the coding sequence ATGTATGAAGCAATAGCCTTTTACTTTTTTTCGGCACTAACACTGGGGATGTTTAGCGTCACCGTGTTGAGCAAAAATGCGCTGTACTCCATGAGTGCATTGGCGGGTGGGATGATTTTTATCTCAGGATTCTTTTTTCTCCTAGATGCGGAGTTTTTGGGCGTAGTGCAAATTATCGTTTATTCAGGAGCGGTAATGGCCTTGTACGCCTTTGGGATGATGTTTTTTGACACCACCCAAGAAGTGCGCGAAAAGACCGAATGTAAAAAAACTCTCTATACTCTTTCGTTGTTTAGCGCTGTTTTGATTGTGCTGATTGTGGCCGCTCCTATTATGGGCGCAAACATTGAAGCCACCTATCCTATGAGCGCAGAACTTGGAAACGTCCAAACCATTGGCTTGGTACTCTTTACCAAATACCTTGTTCCTTTTGAACTCGCGGCGGTGATGTTGCTTGTGGCGATGATTTCGGGGATTATCTTGGTGAGCAAGCGACTAGATCACAGCATCACACTCCACGACGAAGACCCAAAAGAGGAGGCATTATGA
- the nuoK gene encoding NADH-quinone oxidoreductase subunit NuoK has product MITLTHYLVVAGAMFAIGLVGIMRRKNLLMLFFSTEILLNAANVGFAAVSKFYGDITGQIFAFFIIAVAASEVAVGLGLLVLWYKRTGSIDLDSLQIMKG; this is encoded by the coding sequence ATGATTACCCTAACACACTACCTTGTGGTGGCAGGCGCGATGTTTGCCATTGGTTTGGTGGGGATTATGCGGCGCAAAAACCTCTTGATGCTCTTCTTTTCCACGGAAATTCTTTTAAATGCGGCCAATGTTGGCTTTGCTGCCGTGTCAAAGTTTTACGGAGATATCACAGGGCAAATCTTTGCCTTTTTTATCATTGCAGTGGCCGCGAGTGAAGTAGCGGTGGGATTGGGACTGTTGGTCTTATGGTACAAGCGCACGGGCAGTATTGACCTTGATAGCTTGCAGATTATGAAAGGATAG